In Buchnera aphidicola (Brachycaudus tragopogonis), the following are encoded in one genomic region:
- the lipB gene encoding lipoyl(octanoyl) transferase LipB translates to MKNKIIFFRLLGLENWLTTFNKMNNFTILRNVDTFDEIWFVEHYPIFTQGQMKKKENINFIHNIPIVNSDRGGQITYHGPGQQILYFLINLKRRKINIRQLIDIMEKTVIETLKNFSIKGHVRKKLPGVYVNKKKICSLGLRIKKGSTLHGLALNVNMDLTPFNYINPCGDINIKMTQIKCFHPNIQLKDIRIVLIEKLSKILDVVMINGEYYQNN, encoded by the coding sequence TTGAAAAACAAAATTATTTTTTTTCGTTTGTTAGGTTTAGAAAACTGGTTAACAACTTTTAATAAAATGAATAATTTTACAATATTACGTAATGTAGATACATTTGATGAAATTTGGTTTGTTGAGCATTATCCAATTTTTACTCAAGGACAAATGAAAAAAAAAGAAAATATAAATTTTATTCATAATATCCCAATAGTAAATTCTGATAGAGGTGGTCAAATTACGTATCATGGTCCTGGACAACAAATATTATATTTTTTAATTAATTTAAAACGTCGTAAAATTAATATTCGTCAATTAATAGATATAATGGAAAAAACAGTCATAGAAACTTTAAAAAATTTTTCTATTAAAGGACATGTTCGAAAAAAATTACCAGGTGTTTATGTTAATAAAAAAAAAATATGTTCTTTAGGATTAAGAATCAAAAAAGGATCTACTTTACATGGTTTAGCGCTTAATGTAAACATGGATTTAACACCATTTAATTATATTAATCCTTGTGGAGATATTAATATAAAAATGACACAAATAAAATGTTTTCATCCAAATATTCAATTAAAAGATATACGTATTGTTTTAATTGAAAAATTATCTAAAATTTTAGACGTAGTCATGATTAATGGTGAGTATTATCAAAATAATTAA
- the ribA gene encoding GTP cyclohydrolase II produces the protein MQLIKTEKALLPTPWGNFSIFGFEEKKSGKNHIALVYGDIKKDVPILSRVHSECLTGDALFSLRCDCGNQLEMALERISQEGSGVLIYHRQEGRNIGLLNKIKAYALQDKGLDTVEANHKLGFSADERDFSLCADIFNILNIKKIRLLTNNPFKVEMLSNAGINIVEIVPIITKKNVQNSYYLNTKAKKMGHLLPE, from the coding sequence ATGCAATTAATAAAAACAGAGAAAGCGTTGTTACCAACACCTTGGGGGAATTTTTCTATATTTGGTTTTGAAGAAAAGAAAAGTGGAAAAAATCATATTGCTCTTGTATATGGTGATATTAAAAAAGATGTCCCTATTCTTTCTCGAGTACATTCAGAATGTCTTACAGGAGATGCTCTATTTAGTTTGAGATGTGATTGTGGTAATCAATTAGAAATGGCATTAGAAAGAATTTCTCAAGAAGGAAGTGGTGTGTTAATTTATCACCGTCAAGAAGGAAGAAACATTGGTCTGCTAAATAAAATAAAAGCTTATGCTTTACAAGATAAAGGATTAGACACAGTAGAAGCTAATCATAAACTTGGTTTTTCTGCTGATGAAAGAGATTTTTCATTATGTGCTGATATATTTAATATTTTAAATATTAAAAAAATTCGTTTATTAACAAATAATCCATTCAAAGTAGAAATGTTAAGCAATGCTGGAATTAACATTGTAGAAATAGTTCCTATAATTACAAAAAAAAATGTTCAAAACTCTTATTATTTAAACACTAAAGCTAAAAAAATGGGGCATTTATTACCTGAATAA
- the pyrF gene encoding orotidine-5'-phosphate decarboxylase encodes MLNPNLFNIPKIIIALDFCDKKSAMKLVNLLNPSIYYLKIGKEMFTILGYKFIKELHQLGFNIFLDLKFHDIPNTVFNATKAAADLGIWMLSVHAAGGKKMLISAKKALKSFKTAPLLIAITALTSLKEEELKEIGIQISLAEYILTLSKLSNDCGLDGIVCPGKEAKKIKFLFGNKYKIVTPGIRVAEDLLYDQNNIITPQEAKECKIDYIVIGRSITMSKDPIKKLESIMKSMQ; translated from the coding sequence GTGTTAAATCCTAATTTATTTAATATACCCAAAATTATTATTGCATTAGATTTTTGTGATAAAAAATCAGCTATGAAATTAGTAAATCTTCTTAATCCATCTATTTATTATCTAAAAATTGGAAAAGAAATGTTTACAATTTTAGGTTATAAGTTTATAAAAGAATTACATCAACTGGGATTTAACATATTTCTTGATTTAAAATTTCATGATATCCCTAATACTGTCTTTAATGCTACAAAAGCAGCTGCAGATTTAGGAATATGGATGTTAAGTGTACATGCTGCTGGTGGTAAAAAAATGTTAATTTCGGCAAAAAAAGCTTTAAAATCTTTTAAAACAGCACCTTTATTAATAGCTATTACAGCTTTAACTAGTTTAAAAGAAGAAGAATTAAAAGAAATAGGTATTCAGATTTCATTAGCTGAGTACATTTTAACTTTATCTAAGTTATCTAATGATTGTGGTTTAGATGGAATTGTATGCCCAGGAAAAGAAGCAAAAAAAATAAAATTTTTATTTGGCAATAAATACAAAATTGTTACGCCAGGAATTCGAGTTGCTGAAGATTTATTGTATGATCAAAATAACATTATTACTCCTCAAGAAGCAAAAGAATGCAAAATAGATTATATAGTAATAGGACGTTCGATTACTATGTCAAAAGATCCCATTAAAAAATTAGAATCAATTATGAAATCCATGCAATAA
- the cls gene encoding cardiolipin synthase, protein MDVFYNLLKCLVFLIYWLLIANITFRILIKRRSIPSSMSWLLIIYIIPFIGIFIWFFFGELYLGQRQKKIANRIWSISNKWLNELKSCKYIFQIKNSEVATSLFQLCKHRQGMPGIKNNDLKLLTNTKKTIQTLIRDIYLARKNIEMVFYIWKPGGIADDVAMALIASAKRGIHCRLMLDSAGSIEFFRSPWVDMMRKSGIQVVEALKVSLFRIFLRRLDVRQHRKIVLIDNYIAYSGSMNLVDPYLFKKSSGIGQWIDLMTRIEGPIAATIGIIYSCDWEIETGFKILPQLPHKKILENKYNQDSSIQVIASGPGFPENMIHQALLTAIYAARNELIMTTPYLVPSEDLLHAICTAAQRGVKVSIIIPLYHDSILVKWASRVFFSELLEAGVKIYQFKKGLLHSKSILVDQQLSLIGTANLDMRSLWLNFEITLVIDDSNFGRNLFYIQNQYILDSQLLDKKVWYMRAYWTRILEKIFYFLSPLL, encoded by the coding sequence TATACCTTCTTCTATGTCTTGGCTTTTAATAATTTATATTATTCCGTTTATTGGTATTTTTATTTGGTTTTTTTTCGGTGAATTATACTTAGGACAAAGACAAAAAAAAATTGCTAATAGAATTTGGTCTATATCCAATAAATGGCTAAACGAACTCAAGTCTTGTAAATATATTTTTCAAATAAAAAATAGTGAAGTAGCAACTTCTTTGTTTCAATTATGTAAGCATAGGCAAGGTATGCCAGGAATTAAAAATAATGACTTAAAACTTTTAACTAATACAAAAAAAACAATCCAAACGTTAATACGTGACATTTATTTAGCACGTAAAAACATTGAGATGGTTTTTTATATTTGGAAGCCAGGTGGAATAGCAGACGATGTGGCAATGGCTCTCATTGCATCCGCAAAACGAGGAATACATTGCAGATTAATGCTTGACTCTGCAGGAAGTATAGAGTTTTTTAGAAGCCCTTGGGTTGATATGATGAGAAAATCTGGTATTCAAGTTGTAGAAGCACTCAAAGTTAGTTTGTTCCGAATTTTTTTAAGACGATTAGATGTTAGACAACATAGAAAAATTGTATTAATTGACAATTATATTGCATATTCTGGAAGTATGAATCTTGTTGATCCATATTTATTTAAAAAATCTTCTGGAATCGGTCAATGGATCGATTTAATGACACGAATAGAAGGTCCTATAGCTGCAACAATAGGAATAATTTATTCATGTGATTGGGAAATTGAGACTGGTTTTAAAATTTTACCTCAATTACCACATAAAAAAATTTTAGAAAATAAATACAATCAAGATTCTAGCATTCAAGTTATTGCATCTGGACCAGGTTTTCCAGAAAATATGATTCATCAAGCATTATTAACTGCTATTTATGCAGCCAGAAATGAATTAATTATGACTACACCTTACTTAGTTCCTAGTGAAGATTTATTGCATGCTATTTGCACTGCTGCTCAAAGAGGAGTGAAAGTGAGTATTATTATTCCTTTATATCATGATTCTATTTTAGTAAAATGGGCTAGCCGAGTTTTTTTTAGTGAATTATTAGAAGCAGGTGTAAAAATTTATCAATTTAAAAAGGGTTTATTACATAGTAAAAGTATATTAGTAGATCAACAGCTGAGTTTAATTGGAACTGCAAATTTAGACATGAGGAGTCTTTGGTTAAATTTCGAAATTACTTTAGTAATCGATGATAGTAATTTTGGTCGAAATTTATTTTATATACAAAATCAATATATTTTAGATTCACAATTATTAGACAAAAAGGTTTGGTATATGCGTGCATATTGGACCCGTATTCTCGAAAAAATATTTTATTTTTTAAGTCCATTGTTATGA
- the lipA gene encoding lipoyl synthase — protein MNKPKNVFMGKKTSKKLNIIPTKKIVQYEKKMKKPDWIKIKIPINTSRINQIKNALRKNNLHSVCEEAHCPNLSECFNNGTATFMILGSICTRNCPFCAVSHGKPNPVNIEEPEKLSSTIFDMGIDYVVITSVVRDDLYDGGAQHFVNCMKSIRNRNKVKIEILVPDFRGKIELVLTIFNTELPDVFNHNIENIPRMYKKIRPGANYQRSLFLLESFKKKYFHIPTKSGLMLGLGEKDSEIIQVMKDLYSSGVTLLTIGQYLQPSIHHLPVHRYISPLEFDDIQKEALSIGFTNAFCGPFVRSSYHASFQSCLPIKK, from the coding sequence ATGAATAAACCTAAAAATGTTTTTATGGGAAAAAAAACATCAAAAAAATTAAATATAATTCCCACTAAAAAAATTGTTCAATATGAAAAAAAAATGAAAAAACCTGATTGGATAAAAATCAAAATTCCTATTAACACATCTCGTATAAATCAAATAAAAAATGCTTTACGTAAAAATAATTTACATTCTGTTTGTGAAGAAGCTCATTGTCCTAATTTATCAGAATGTTTTAATAATGGAACTGCAACGTTCATGATTCTTGGATCAATATGTACACGAAATTGTCCTTTTTGCGCAGTATCTCATGGCAAACCTAATCCTGTAAATATAGAAGAACCTGAAAAATTATCTAGTACGATATTTGATATGGGAATTGACTATGTAGTTATCACATCAGTTGTACGTGATGATTTATATGATGGTGGCGCTCAGCATTTTGTTAATTGCATGAAATCTATCCGCAATAGAAATAAAGTAAAAATTGAAATATTGGTTCCTGATTTTCGAGGGAAAATAGAATTAGTTTTAACAATATTTAATACTGAATTACCTGATGTTTTTAATCATAATATAGAAAACATTCCTAGAATGTATAAAAAAATTCGACCTGGAGCTAATTATCAAAGATCATTATTCTTGTTAGAATCATTTAAAAAGAAATATTTTCATATTCCTACAAAATCAGGTTTGATGCTAGGGCTAGGGGAAAAAGATTCAGAAATTATTCAAGTAATGAAAGATTTATATTCTAGCGGAGTTACATTATTGACAATAGGACAATATCTTCAACCTAGCATTCATCATCTCCCAGTACATCGTTATATATCACCCTTAGAATTTGATGACATTCAAAAAGAAGCCTTATCTATTGGTTTTACTAATGCTTTTTGCGGTCCTTTTGTACGTTCATCATATCATGCTAGTTTTCAATCGTGTTTACCTATTAAGAAATAA
- a CDS encoding YchE family NAAT transporter, with amino-acid sequence MNISIFDLSIYIKFFIGLCALVNPIGMIPIFTTMTNNQSIIERNKTNLVANFSAALILIISLFFGSSVLNIFGISINSFRIAGGILIISIAFSMITGEFIKNIQKNKDQKKEIIDNISVVPLAMPLIAGPGAISSTIVWSTYYSTWSNLFGCSLVIFLFSFVCWLCFQAAPYFVQILGQTGINIITRIMGLLLMSLGIEFIGAGISAIFPGLLN; translated from the coding sequence ATGAATATTTCAATTTTTGATTTATCTATATATATAAAATTTTTTATAGGTTTGTGTGCTTTGGTTAATCCGATTGGTATGATTCCCATTTTTACAACTATGACAAATAATCAGTCAATTATAGAAAGAAACAAAACTAATTTAGTAGCTAATTTTTCAGCTGCTTTAATTTTAATAATATCATTATTTTTTGGTAGTAGTGTTTTAAACATTTTTGGCATCTCTATTAATTCTTTTCGTATCGCTGGTGGAATACTAATTATTAGTATAGCTTTTTCTATGATTACTGGTGAATTTATTAAAAATATTCAAAAAAATAAAGATCAAAAAAAAGAAATAATTGATAACATTAGTGTAGTTCCTTTAGCAATGCCTTTAATTGCAGGACCGGGAGCAATTAGTTCAACTATTGTATGGAGTACTTACTATTCTACTTGGTCTAATTTATTTGGATGTAGTTTAGTAATTTTTTTATTTTCATTTGTGTGTTGGTTATGTTTTCAAGCTGCTCCATATTTTGTTCAAATATTAGGACAAACAGGTATTAATATTATTACTCGTATTATGGGTTTATTATTAATGTCTCTTGGAATAGAATTTATTGGAGCTGGTATAAGTGCTATTTTTCCTGGATTATTAAATTAA